The following proteins are co-located in the Candidatus Omnitrophota bacterium genome:
- a CDS encoding tetratricopeptide repeat protein encodes MRYAKYNLILLIFILGLVAVLSSSRVWDLDIWMHLRTGKYILDNLKIPKADIYSYTSQGHPWFNCDWFFGLISYLVYRIGKLSGLVILKIIVFLSIFSLLFFFLLKQSKNYFLSLVLLFFTVLVCKGRIVERPEMFSFLFALIYLYIIFKFRKENTKLLWIILPLQIIWANLHIFAFLGIIIFWIYLIFEYINLKVNLPWEWNKSSVINKEKFKIFFCVGLWLIILTSLNPWGVKIFYEYFSTFSFVHKHLDIFPGGIIELRPPFVEGGVFNLDLIYYKILILVSQISFLINYRKINLGNLFVYFLFLYASLIAIRNIAFFSLVSMPIIMENLVSFYGHKGSLFPKSPRWGKVFLLFIISVSCLYFILETLFSAFTMHGKLEYRIGFKKESPIHPREAIDFILENDIRGNGFNNFGFGGYFIWRAWPKLKVFVDGRTGVYDEEHLFFYADVFMYPYIFDQLVEDYKINYFLLDINSSNVLLNRLLKDSNWKFVFFDANALVFVKNSEENRAVIEKYAIDFNNWIDPEPAVEIKTFPFRQKRIYPLSYFKKAVFFDLIGRRDLARLEYEKAVKVNPYIAEIYNNIGALHQAEGNLEKAIDYYEKALLVNPNLPSTHANLGFIYEKLGKKEEAIKEYRMATSGRGGLSAEAHNNLGCIYFEKGLYRKAVREFNIAISINRGRAEYHFNIGSVFQAMGLFEQAIASYRETLRLDPNNLQAYNNLGFCYSVKGEKLKAKRSFEKALEIDPENETAKNNLETLK; translated from the coding sequence ATGCGGTATGCGAAATATAACCTTATTTTGTTGATTTTTATTTTGGGGTTAGTGGCTGTTTTATCCAGCTCCAGAGTTTGGGACTTAGATATCTGGATGCATTTAAGGACGGGAAAATATATTTTAGATAATCTTAAAATTCCCAAAGCCGATATCTATTCCTATACCTCCCAAGGACATCCTTGGTTTAATTGCGATTGGTTTTTTGGTCTCATTAGCTATTTAGTCTATAGAATAGGGAAACTATCTGGGCTGGTTATTTTAAAAATTATTGTTTTCCTTTCCATCTTTTCTTTACTATTCTTCTTCCTGCTTAAACAATCCAAGAATTATTTCTTAAGTTTAGTTTTATTATTTTTTACGGTATTGGTTTGTAAAGGAAGAATAGTAGAAAGGCCGGAAATGTTCAGTTTTCTATTTGCCTTAATTTATCTTTATATCATTTTTAAATTCCGGAAAGAAAATACAAAACTCCTCTGGATAATTTTACCCTTACAAATTATCTGGGCAAATCTTCATATCTTTGCTTTTTTAGGTATTATTATTTTCTGGATTTATCTTATTTTTGAATACATTAATCTAAAAGTCAATCTTCCCTGGGAATGGAATAAATCTTCAGTAATTAATAAAGAGAAGTTTAAAATTTTCTTCTGTGTAGGATTATGGTTAATTATTCTCACCAGCCTTAACCCCTGGGGGGTAAAGATTTTTTATGAGTATTTCTCTACTTTTAGTTTTGTGCATAAGCACTTAGATATTTTCCCCGGCGGGATTATAGAGTTAAGACCGCCCTTTGTTGAAGGAGGTGTGTTTAACCTTGACCTTATCTATTACAAAATTTTGATTCTTGTTTCGCAAATATCATTTCTAATTAATTATCGGAAGATAAATCTGGGAAACCTCTTTGTGTATTTTCTTTTTCTCTACGCTTCGCTTATTGCCATCCGCAATATTGCTTTTTTTAGCTTAGTTAGCATGCCAATTATTATGGAGAATTTAGTAAGTTTCTATGGACATAAAGGAAGTCTTTTCCCAAAATCTCCACGTTGGGGAAAAGTTTTTCTCTTATTTATTATTAGTGTATCCTGTTTGTACTTTATTCTCGAGACGCTTTTTTCTGCTTTTACAATGCACGGGAAATTGGAATACCGCATAGGATTTAAGAAAGAAAGCCCCATTCATCCCCGTGAGGCAATTGATTTTATCTTGGAAAACGATATCCGTGGAAACGGTTTTAATAATTTTGGTTTTGGTGGGTACTTTATCTGGCGTGCTTGGCCTAAGTTGAAAGTTTTTGTGGACGGAAGAACCGGTGTTTATGACGAAGAGCATCTATTTTTCTATGCTGATGTCTTTATGTATCCTTATATTTTTGACCAGCTGGTTGAAGATTATAAGATTAATTATTTTTTGTTGGATATAAACTCAAGTAATGTTTTGCTCAACCGTTTGCTGAAGGATAGTAACTGGAAATTTGTTTTCTTTGATGCCAACGCTTTGGTTTTTGTAAAGAACAGTGAGGAAAACAGGGCAGTAATTGAAAAATATGCGATTGATTTCAATAATTGGATTGACCCTGAGCCTGCCGTAGAAATAAAGACCTTTCCTTTCAGACAAAAAAGAATTTATCCTCTTTCTTATTTCAAAAAAGCTGTGTTCTTTGACTTAATTGGAAGACGGGATTTAGCGCGTCTTGAGTACGAAAAGGCAGTAAAAGTTAATCCTTACATTGCGGAAATTTATAACAATATAGGAGCGCTTCATCAGGCAGAAGGAAATCTTGAGAAAGCCATTGATTATTATGAGAAGGCGCTTTTAGTTAATCCTAATCTTCCTTCTACGCATGCTAATTTAGGTTTTATCTACGAGAAATTGGGCAAGAAAGAGGAGGCGATAAAAGAATACAGAATGGCTACCTCGGGTAGAGGTGGGCTCTCGGCGGAGGCGCATAATAACTTGGGTTGCATCTATTTTGAGAAAGGACTTTACCGTAAGGCAGTAAGAGAATTCAATATAGCCATCAGTATAAACCGGGGGAGAGCAGAGTACCATTTCAATATCGGTTCTGTATTTCAAGCAATGGGGCTGTTTGAACAGGCAATAGCTTCCTACCGGGAAACCCTTCGGCTTGACCCCAATAATCTTCAGGCATACAACAATTTGGGTTTTTGTTATTCAGTCAAAGGAGAAAAATTGAAAGCAAAGCGCAGTTTTGAGAAAGCCTTAGAGATTGACCCCGAAAACGAAACCGCAAAAAATAATTTAGAAACTTTAAAATAA